The following proteins come from a genomic window of Streptomyces sp. NBC_01716:
- a CDS encoding non-ribosomal peptide synthetase yields the protein MEPRTYPMSFEQESIWLNDQYQQGTSRYLETWVHRLRGALDIVAVEAALTGIVARHEALRSRLVLVDGVPRQIVVPPMRVPVDVRRIAADERGTALRDAVTRQLDLAEPPLLKATLLVIGDGDSDGDENGDHDNDSEQESVLAVAIHHAVIDGWCFSLLDQEFGELYRAEVEHRAPRLPELPVQSGPYAERQRSTGAEDRARLVEHWRAELAGAPAESSFPADRPRPPALSHHGGQVEFAVDAATGARIRRLAARLRTTRFVVLAAALTALIGRHTGQDDLVIGTPVSRRDEPETEDLIACLTDVLPLRGRPRHDRSFTDLTQEMKHQVRSAVRHKDVPYSHLVRELGVERTLSRFPLFQVVFAVDDAPPSALSLPGVRAERIQAHGGTAKYDVFLHLLPDGDGYRGLWEYSADLFDRATAERLAARFVTFVADAVARPDAALQDLAVMPAGEERQVLTEWARGAPPPSEVPLVHEAFARSARRTPDAPAVVAHGRTLSYAEVDAAADRVAAVLVEQGAVRRPVGVCLERTADLPVAVLGVLKAGGSCVPIDPDHPAERIAFTLRDSGIGILLTQRGCRPAELPAGVRAVLIDELPEGRERFEGVAPIAPVVPVAPDDLVYVIYTSGSTGLPKGVAMEHGPLANLIEWQRRRSAAGPGTGEGARTLQFAPLGFDVAFQEIFSTWAAGGALVLVDEEARRDPHQLLDLITSERIERLFLPFVALQQLAEYACATGRRCGSLKEVLTAGEQLHVTPALRQFFGSLTPAALENQYGPSETHVVTAERLGPDPADWPDLPSIGRPVDGATVALLDERLRPVPAGAVGEICVGGPVVARGYVGRPELTAERFVPGDIPGTGASGGSRFYRTGDLARLLPDGRIQYVGRGDGQVKIRGHRVETGEVEAAVRAQPGIADAAVVAQELGPGAGKRLLAYFITGDPTAPGPEEIRRALRARLPEPLVPARCVPVDRFPLTPSGKVDRAALAQRTGQGEGDTPGAGAAPRTAAQERIAHLWSTLLGLGPVGVHDDFFALGGDSLLATRLVLALREELAVQIPLRSVFTSPTVAGLAALVDDAEERARDELSPVPGASSAGGEALPGQGLPDPSPHDPSPPDLGDDIRLAPDIVAAADVRTVVPDPEHILLTGATGFLGAFLLRELLRTTDATVHCLVRGGDQPSAEKRLCSVIDSYGLSDPSSEHRVSVIAGDLARPRLGLPAADFDRLARTVDVVYHAGAAVNLVFSYEQLRAANVHGTQEILRLAALHRTVPVHHISTVGVYGGGAAGSAYGAAESPVRGIRSIRPEDPTGPLATLEHGYTQSKWAAEQLVEAARDRGLPVSVYRPTRITGESTTGVCQTGDFMWLLLKGCVQAGVAPSGVDTAFDLVPVDYVSAAVVALSRQPRSAGRTFHLAGERPLRMDTAVTRLRALGHAVEDVPPADWLAATEADPGNAAFPLLAAMAAETRGGGSEGSAFFDARDTRRALAGTGIVCRDIDEELFRTYVDYFTRTGFLPPPAPSRASLADPAAGPGPLPPPAPAPSSVPRPQPQPKPRSTPSGPTPPRPHKEAPRRCGSR from the coding sequence GTCCCGCCGATGCGGGTCCCGGTCGACGTACGGCGGATCGCCGCGGACGAGCGCGGAACGGCGCTCAGGGACGCTGTCACCCGGCAGTTGGACCTCGCCGAACCGCCGCTGCTGAAGGCCACACTGCTGGTGATCGGCGACGGCGACAGCGATGGCGACGAGAACGGCGACCACGACAACGACTCCGAGCAGGAGTCGGTGCTCGCCGTCGCCATCCACCACGCCGTGATCGACGGCTGGTGCTTCAGCCTCCTGGACCAGGAGTTCGGCGAGCTCTACCGCGCCGAGGTCGAGCACCGGGCGCCCCGGCTGCCCGAACTGCCTGTCCAGTCGGGGCCGTACGCCGAGCGCCAGCGCAGTACCGGCGCCGAGGACCGCGCGCGGCTGGTCGAGCACTGGCGGGCCGAACTGGCCGGCGCGCCCGCCGAGTCGTCGTTCCCCGCCGACCGCCCGCGCCCGCCCGCCCTCAGCCACCACGGCGGCCAGGTCGAGTTCGCCGTCGACGCCGCCACGGGAGCGCGGATACGCCGCCTCGCCGCGCGGCTGCGGACGACGCGATTCGTGGTGCTGGCCGCCGCGCTGACCGCGCTGATCGGCCGCCACACCGGCCAGGACGATCTCGTCATCGGCACGCCCGTGTCGCGCCGCGACGAGCCGGAGACCGAGGACCTCATCGCCTGTCTCACCGATGTGCTGCCGCTGCGCGGACGGCCGCGCCACGACCGGTCGTTCACGGATCTGACCCAGGAGATGAAGCATCAGGTCCGCTCGGCCGTCCGGCACAAGGACGTGCCGTACAGCCATCTGGTGCGCGAGTTGGGTGTCGAGCGCACGCTCAGCCGCTTTCCGCTCTTCCAGGTGGTGTTCGCGGTCGACGACGCGCCCCCGTCGGCGCTCTCCCTGCCCGGCGTCCGGGCCGAACGCATCCAGGCGCACGGCGGGACCGCCAAGTACGACGTGTTCCTGCACCTGTTGCCCGACGGGGACGGGTACCGCGGGCTGTGGGAGTACTCCGCGGACCTCTTCGACCGGGCGACGGCCGAGCGGCTGGCGGCCCGGTTCGTCACGTTCGTCGCCGACGCCGTCGCCCGCCCCGACGCCGCGCTCCAGGACCTGGCGGTCATGCCCGCCGGCGAGGAGCGGCAGGTGCTCACCGAGTGGGCCCGCGGGGCGCCGCCGCCTTCCGAAGTGCCGCTCGTGCACGAGGCGTTCGCGCGCTCGGCCCGGCGGACACCGGACGCCCCCGCCGTCGTCGCGCACGGGCGGACCCTGTCGTACGCGGAGGTGGACGCCGCCGCCGACCGGGTCGCCGCGGTGCTCGTCGAGCAGGGCGCCGTACGCCGTCCCGTCGGCGTCTGCCTGGAGCGGACAGCGGACCTGCCGGTGGCCGTCCTCGGGGTGCTGAAGGCGGGCGGCAGCTGTGTGCCGATCGACCCGGACCATCCGGCGGAGCGGATCGCGTTCACACTCCGGGACAGCGGGATCGGGATCCTGCTCACCCAGCGCGGCTGCCGGCCGGCCGAACTGCCCGCCGGTGTGCGGGCGGTGCTCATCGACGAACTGCCGGAGGGCCGGGAGCGGTTCGAAGGGGTCGCTCCCATCGCTCCCGTCGTCCCGGTGGCGCCCGACGACCTCGTGTACGTGATCTACACCTCGGGTTCGACGGGCCTGCCCAAGGGCGTCGCCATGGAGCACGGCCCGCTCGCCAACCTGATCGAGTGGCAGCGCCGCAGGTCGGCGGCCGGGCCGGGCACCGGTGAGGGGGCACGGACGCTTCAGTTCGCGCCCCTCGGCTTCGACGTCGCGTTCCAGGAGATCTTCTCGACCTGGGCGGCGGGCGGCGCGCTCGTCCTCGTGGACGAAGAGGCCCGGAGAGATCCGCACCAACTGCTCGACCTGATCACGTCGGAGCGGATCGAGCGGCTGTTCCTGCCGTTCGTCGCGTTGCAGCAACTGGCGGAGTACGCGTGCGCGACCGGCCGCCGCTGCGGCTCTCTCAAGGAGGTCCTCACGGCGGGCGAACAGCTCCATGTCACGCCCGCCCTGCGGCAGTTCTTCGGCTCGCTCACCCCGGCCGCGCTGGAGAACCAGTACGGCCCCTCCGAGACCCACGTCGTGACCGCCGAGCGCCTCGGCCCCGACCCGGCCGACTGGCCCGATCTGCCGAGCATCGGCCGCCCTGTCGACGGCGCGACGGTCGCGCTGCTCGACGAGCGGCTGCGGCCGGTGCCGGCGGGCGCCGTGGGGGAGATCTGCGTCGGGGGACCGGTGGTCGCGCGCGGCTATGTGGGGCGCCCCGAGCTGACCGCCGAGAGGTTCGTGCCCGGCGACATCCCCGGCACCGGCGCGAGCGGCGGCAGCCGGTTCTACCGCACGGGCGACCTGGCCCGGCTGCTGCCCGACGGCCGGATCCAGTACGTGGGCCGGGGCGACGGCCAGGTCAAGATACGGGGCCACCGGGTGGAGACCGGCGAGGTCGAGGCGGCCGTACGCGCCCAGCCCGGCATCGCCGACGCGGCTGTCGTGGCCCAGGAGCTCGGCCCGGGAGCCGGGAAGCGGCTCCTCGCGTACTTCATCACCGGGGACCCGACGGCGCCCGGCCCGGAGGAGATACGCCGGGCGCTGCGTGCCCGGCTGCCCGAACCGCTGGTCCCGGCGCGCTGCGTACCGGTCGACCGCTTCCCGCTCACGCCGAGCGGCAAGGTCGACCGCGCCGCGCTCGCCCAGAGGACCGGTCAGGGCGAGGGCGACACCCCGGGGGCCGGCGCCGCGCCCCGTACCGCCGCCCAGGAGCGGATCGCGCACCTGTGGTCGACGCTGCTCGGCCTCGGCCCCGTCGGCGTGCACGACGACTTCTTCGCGCTCGGCGGCGACTCCCTGCTGGCGACCCGGCTCGTCCTCGCGCTCCGGGAGGAACTGGCCGTACAGATACCGCTCCGCTCGGTCTTCACCTCACCGACCGTCGCGGGCCTCGCCGCACTGGTGGACGACGCCGAAGAACGGGCGCGGGACGAACTGTCCCCGGTCCCGGGCGCCTCCTCCGCAGGAGGGGAGGCTCTTCCCGGCCAGGGCCTTCCGGACCCGAGTCCTCACGACCCGAGCCCTCCCGACCTCGGCGACGACATCCGGCTCGCCCCGGACATCGTCGCCGCGGCCGATGTCCGCACCGTCGTCCCCGACCCGGAACACATCCTCCTCACCGGAGCCACCGGCTTCCTCGGCGCCTTCCTACTGAGGGAGCTGCTGCGGACAACCGACGCCACCGTCCACTGTCTGGTGCGCGGCGGCGATCAGCCGAGCGCCGAGAAACGACTGTGCTCGGTCATCGATTCGTACGGCCTCAGCGACCCGTCCAGCGAGCACCGCGTCTCGGTGATCGCCGGCGATCTGGCCCGGCCCCGGCTGGGCCTCCCGGCGGCCGACTTCGACCGGCTCGCCCGCACCGTCGACGTCGTCTACCACGCCGGGGCCGCCGTCAATCTGGTCTTCTCCTACGAGCAGTTGAGAGCCGCCAACGTGCACGGCACGCAGGAGATCCTGCGGCTCGCCGCCCTGCACCGCACCGTGCCCGTCCATCACATCTCCACCGTCGGTGTGTATGGGGGCGGTGCGGCCGGCAGCGCGTACGGCGCCGCCGAGAGCCCCGTACGCGGCATCCGGTCCATCCGCCCCGAGGACCCGACCGGACCGCTCGCCACACTCGAACACGGCTACACACAGAGCAAATGGGCGGCCGAACAACTCGTGGAGGCCGCGCGTGACCGGGGGCTGCCGGTCTCCGTCTACCGGCCCACCCGGATCACCGGAGAATCGACCACCGGCGTCTGCCAGACGGGCGACTTCATGTGGCTGCTGCTGAAGGGCTGCGTCCAGGCGGGCGTCGCCCCGTCGGGCGTCGACACCGCCTTCGACCTCGTGCCGGTGGACTACGTCAGCGCCGCCGTGGTGGCGCTCTCCCGTCAACCCCGGTCGGCGGGACGGACGTTCCATCTCGCGGGGGAGCGCCCACTGCGCATGGACACCGCCGTCACGCGCCTGCGCGCGCTGGGCCACGCCGTCGAGGACGTCCCGCCCGCCGACTGGCTGGCCGCCACCGAGGCGGATCCCGGCAACGCGGCCTTCCCGCTGCTCGCGGCCATGGCCGCCGAGACGCGCGGAGGGGGATCGGAGGGGAGCGCGTTCTTTGACGCGCGGGACACCCGGCGTGCGCTGGCGGGCACCGGGATCGTCTGCCGCGACATCGACGAAGAGCTCTTCCGTACGTATGTGGACTACTTCACCCGCACGGGCTTCCTGCCGCCACCGGCCCCCTCCCGGGCGAGCCTCGCCGACCCCGCCGCCGGTCCGGGGCCGCTCCCGCCCCCAGCTCCGGCCCCCTCGTCGGTGCCGAGGCCGCAACCGCAGCCGAAGCCCCGGTCGACCCCGTCCGGCCCTACGCCACCTCGTCCTCATAAGGAGGCTCCGCGCCGGTGCGGGAGCAGGTGA
- a CDS encoding Rieske (2Fe-2S) protein, whose amino-acid sequence MPARPTSRRTVLKGVAVAGAAGAGVAACSTESKLGHAQEPTPTAPVDLGAADAVPVGGAKLYREERLVVSCPAEGQYRAFSAQCTHAGCVLEKLDGNEGNCPCHGSRFDVTTGKALKGPATVPLPEVPISAKDGRLVAGPDA is encoded by the coding sequence ATGCCCGCCCGGCCCACCTCCCGTCGTACCGTCCTGAAGGGGGTCGCCGTCGCCGGTGCGGCCGGTGCCGGCGTGGCCGCCTGCTCCACCGAGTCGAAGCTCGGTCACGCGCAGGAGCCGACCCCGACCGCCCCGGTCGACCTCGGCGCCGCCGACGCGGTACCGGTCGGCGGCGCCAAGCTCTACCGGGAAGAGCGTCTGGTGGTGAGCTGTCCCGCCGAGGGCCAGTACAGGGCCTTCAGCGCGCAGTGCACCCACGCGGGCTGTGTGCTGGAGAAACTGGACGGTAACGAGGGCAACTGCCCCTGCCACGGAAGCCGGTTCGACGTCACGACGGGCAAGGCGTTGAAGGGCCCGGCGACGGTGCCGCTGCCCGAGGTGCCGATCAGCGCGAAGGACGGCAGGCTCGTCGCCGGACCGGACGCCTGA
- the uvrC gene encoding excinuclease ABC subunit UvrC, translating to MADPSSYRPKPGQIPDSPGVYRFRDDHRRVIYVGKAKSLRPRLSSYFQDLANLHPRTRTMVTTAASVEWTVVSTEVEALQLEYSWIKEYDPRFNVKYRDDKSYPYLAVTLNEEFPRVQVMRGAKKKGVRYFGPYGHAWAIRETVDLMLRVFPVRTCSAGVFKNAERTGRPCLLGYIGKCSAPCVGRVTPEEHRELAEEFCDFMAGRTGAYIRRLEQRMAIAAEDMEYEKAGRLRDDIGALRRAMEKNAVVLADATDADLIAVAEDELEAAVQIFHVRGGRVRGQRGWVTDKVEEVDTAGLVEHALQQLYGEEIGDSVPKEVLVPALPEDQRETDALSQWLSDRRGSHVSLRIPQRGDKKDLMATVGRNAQQSLVLHKTKRASDLTTRSRALEEIAQALGLDSVPLRIECFDISHLQGDDVVASMVVFEDGLARKSEYRRFQIKGFEGQDDVRSMHEVIGRRFKRYIAEKERTGEWTAEEGADAQDQNGEDPNGQDRAAQQPSAPGEDGHNGHTGPSSLKEDDGRPKRFAYPPQLVVVDGGQPQVAAAKRAMDELGIDDVAVCGLAKRLEEVWVPDDDDPVVLPRSSEGLYLLQRVRDEAHRFAITYQRAKRAKRIRSSPLDDVPGLGETRKQALIKHFGSVKKLRQATIEQICEVPGLGRKTAESVAVALAQTAPAAPAVNTATGEIMEDDGGSTHD from the coding sequence ATGGCCGACCCCTCCAGCTACCGCCCCAAGCCGGGACAGATCCCCGACTCCCCGGGGGTCTACAGGTTCCGCGACGATCACCGCCGGGTGATCTATGTCGGGAAGGCCAAGAGCCTGCGCCCCCGGCTCTCCAGCTACTTCCAGGACCTGGCGAATCTTCACCCGCGCACCCGCACGATGGTCACCACGGCCGCGTCCGTCGAGTGGACGGTCGTCTCCACCGAGGTCGAGGCGCTCCAGCTCGAATACTCGTGGATCAAGGAGTACGACCCCCGGTTCAACGTCAAGTACCGCGACGACAAGAGCTATCCGTATCTCGCGGTCACGCTGAACGAGGAATTCCCGCGCGTGCAGGTCATGCGCGGCGCCAAGAAGAAGGGCGTGCGCTACTTCGGTCCGTACGGCCACGCGTGGGCCATCCGCGAGACCGTCGACCTGATGCTCCGGGTCTTTCCCGTACGCACCTGCTCCGCCGGGGTGTTCAAGAACGCCGAGCGCACCGGACGGCCCTGTCTCCTCGGCTACATCGGCAAGTGCTCGGCGCCCTGCGTCGGCCGTGTCACCCCGGAGGAGCACCGCGAACTGGCCGAGGAGTTCTGCGACTTCATGGCCGGCCGCACCGGCGCGTACATCCGCCGGCTGGAGCAGCGGATGGCCATCGCCGCCGAGGACATGGAGTACGAGAAGGCGGGCCGGCTGCGCGACGACATAGGGGCGCTGCGCCGGGCGATGGAGAAGAACGCCGTCGTGCTCGCCGACGCCACCGACGCCGACCTGATCGCCGTCGCCGAGGACGAACTGGAAGCGGCCGTACAGATCTTCCACGTCCGCGGCGGACGCGTCCGCGGCCAGCGCGGCTGGGTGACGGACAAGGTCGAGGAGGTCGACACGGCGGGCCTGGTCGAGCACGCGCTCCAGCAGCTGTACGGGGAGGAGATCGGCGACTCGGTTCCCAAGGAGGTCCTTGTCCCGGCCCTGCCGGAGGACCAGCGGGAGACCGACGCGCTCTCCCAGTGGCTGAGCGACCGCCGGGGCTCGCACGTCTCGCTGCGGATCCCGCAGCGCGGCGACAAGAAGGACCTGATGGCGACGGTGGGGCGCAACGCCCAGCAGTCGCTCGTCCTGCACAAGACGAAGCGGGCCAGCGATCTGACGACACGCTCGCGGGCCCTGGAGGAGATCGCGCAGGCGCTCGGGCTGGACAGTGTGCCGCTGCGCATCGAGTGCTTCGACATCTCGCACCTCCAGGGTGACGACGTCGTGGCGTCGATGGTCGTCTTCGAGGACGGCCTCGCCCGCAAGAGTGAGTACCGCCGCTTCCAGATCAAGGGCTTCGAGGGCCAGGACGACGTCCGTTCGATGCACGAGGTGATCGGCCGCCGCTTCAAGCGCTACATCGCAGAGAAGGAGCGGACGGGGGAGTGGACGGCGGAGGAGGGCGCCGACGCCCAGGACCAGAACGGTGAGGATCCGAACGGCCAGGACCGGGCCGCCCAGCAGCCGAGCGCCCCGGGCGAGGACGGGCACAACGGCCACACCGGACCGTCGTCTCTCAAGGAGGACGACGGCAGGCCCAAGCGTTTCGCGTACCCGCCCCAGCTCGTCGTGGTCGACGGCGGACAGCCCCAGGTGGCCGCCGCCAAGCGGGCCATGGACGAGCTGGGCATCGACGACGTCGCCGTCTGCGGCCTCGCCAAGCGCCTCGAAGAGGTCTGGGTGCCCGACGACGACGATCCCGTGGTGCTGCCCCGCTCCAGCGAAGGGCTGTACCTTCTCCAGCGCGTACGTGACGAGGCCCACCGCTTCGCCATCACCTATCAGCGGGCCAAACGGGCCAAACGCATCCGCAGCAGCCCCCTGGACGACGTCCCCGGCCTCGGCGAGACCCGGAAGCAGGCACTCATCAAGCATTTCGGCTCGGTGAAGAAGCTCCGGCAGGCCACAATCGAGCAGATCTGTGAGGTGCCGGGGCTCGGCCGCAAGACGGCCGAGTCCGTGGCCGTGGCCCTCGCCCAGACGGCACCGGCCGCGCCCGCTGTCAACACGGCAACAGGAGAGATCATGGAAGACGACGGGGGCAGCACGCATGACTGA
- the rapZ gene encoding RNase adapter RapZ has translation MTEQDRDGVADVSTGEPKERAEGAAQETGGKTTRENAGEPVEGTDASGEPVPEPAIPELVIISGMSGAGRSTAAKCLEDLGWFVVDNLPPALIPTMVELGARSQGNVARIAVVVDVRGRRFFDNLRESLADLDAKQVTRRIVFLESSDEALVRRFESVRRPHPLQGDGRIVDGIEAERDLLRELRGDADLVIDTSSLNVHELRAKMDAQFAGDEEPELRATVMSFGYKYGLPVDADLVVDCRFLPNPHWVPELRPFTGLNEEVSGYVFNQPGAKEFLDRYTELLELIAGGYRREGKRYVTVAVGCTGGKHRSVAMSEKLGARLAAEGIETVVVHRDLGRE, from the coding sequence ATGACTGAGCAAGACCGGGACGGAGTGGCAGACGTGAGTACGGGTGAGCCCAAGGAACGCGCGGAGGGGGCAGCACAGGAAACGGGCGGGAAGACCACGCGGGAGAACGCCGGAGAGCCCGTCGAAGGGACCGACGCGTCCGGGGAGCCCGTCCCCGAGCCCGCCATCCCCGAGCTGGTGATCATCTCCGGCATGTCGGGCGCGGGCCGCAGTACGGCCGCCAAGTGTCTTGAGGACCTCGGCTGGTTCGTCGTGGACAACCTGCCGCCCGCGCTGATCCCCACCATGGTCGAGCTCGGCGCCCGCTCGCAGGGCAACGTCGCCCGGATCGCCGTGGTCGTCGACGTCCGGGGACGCCGCTTCTTCGACAACCTGCGCGAATCGCTCGCCGACCTCGACGCCAAGCAGGTCACCCGCAGGATCGTTTTCCTGGAGTCCTCCGACGAGGCCCTGGTCCGCCGCTTCGAGTCCGTACGCCGTCCGCACCCTCTCCAGGGCGACGGCCGGATCGTGGACGGCATCGAGGCCGAGCGCGACCTCCTGCGCGAGCTGCGCGGCGACGCCGACCTGGTGATCGACACCTCCAGCCTCAACGTCCACGAGCTGCGCGCCAAGATGGACGCCCAGTTCGCCGGCGACGAGGAGCCGGAGCTGCGGGCCACCGTCATGTCGTTCGGCTACAAGTACGGCCTGCCGGTCGACGCCGACCTCGTGGTCGACTGCCGCTTCCTGCCGAACCCGCACTGGGTCCCCGAGCTGCGCCCCTTCACCGGCCTCAACGAGGAGGTGTCCGGCTATGTCTTCAACCAGCCGGGCGCCAAGGAGTTCCTGGACCGCTACACGGAGCTGCTGGAGCTGATCGCCGGCGGCTACCGCCGTGAGGGCAAGCGCTATGTGACCGTCGCCGTCGGCTGCACCGGCGGCAAGCACCGCTCCGTCGCCATGTCGGAGAAGCTGGGCGCGCGGCTGGCCGCCGAGGGAATCGAGACCGTTGTCGTCCACCGGGACCTGGGGCGCGAGTGA
- a CDS encoding gluconeogenesis factor YvcK family protein has product MTGRNFRLRRLRRDTPALAGRGRGAQPKVVALGGGMGLSASLTALRRITGDLTAVVTVADDGGSSGRLREELGVLPPGDLRKALAALCGDDDWGQTWARVIQHRFQSKGDLHEHAVGNLLIVALWEQLGDHVLALDLVGKLLGAHGRVLPMSAVPLELQALVRGHDPDHPDEIDTVRGQATVALTRGEVQSVHLVPNDPPAVPEAVAAVLDADWVVLGPGSWFSSVIPHLLVPELLDALVETKARRVLSLNLAPQPGETDGFSPQRHLEVLGRHAPKLALDVVLADEAAVPDSESLSDAAMRFGAAVELAPVARPDGLPKHDPELLAAAYDRIFRMHGRIGPWR; this is encoded by the coding sequence GTGACCGGACGTAACTTCCGGCTGCGGCGGCTGCGCAGGGACACACCCGCGCTGGCCGGCCGTGGCCGCGGCGCCCAGCCCAAGGTCGTCGCGCTCGGCGGCGGCATGGGGCTGTCCGCCTCCCTGACGGCGCTGCGCCGGATCACCGGCGATCTCACGGCGGTCGTCACTGTCGCCGACGACGGCGGTTCCAGCGGCCGGCTCCGCGAGGAGCTGGGCGTGCTGCCGCCGGGTGATCTGCGCAAGGCGCTGGCGGCGCTGTGCGGCGACGACGACTGGGGCCAGACCTGGGCCCGCGTCATCCAGCACCGCTTCCAGTCCAAGGGCGACCTGCACGAACACGCGGTCGGGAATCTGCTGATCGTCGCCCTGTGGGAACAGCTCGGTGACCATGTCCTGGCCCTGGACCTGGTCGGCAAGCTCCTCGGCGCCCACGGCAGGGTGCTGCCGATGTCCGCGGTGCCGCTGGAGTTGCAGGCGCTCGTACGGGGCCATGACCCGGACCACCCGGACGAGATCGACACCGTACGGGGCCAGGCGACGGTCGCCCTGACCCGCGGCGAGGTGCAGTCGGTGCATCTCGTGCCGAACGACCCGCCGGCGGTCCCCGAGGCCGTCGCCGCCGTCCTCGACGCCGACTGGGTGGTGCTCGGCCCCGGTTCCTGGTTTTCCTCCGTGATCCCCCATCTCCTCGTGCCCGAGTTGCTCGACGCGCTCGTGGAGACGAAGGCCCGCCGGGTGCTCTCGCTGAACCTCGCGCCGCAACCCGGTGAAACCGATGGCTTCTCACCGCAGCGTCATTTGGAGGTTTTGGGACGACACGCCCCTAAACTCGCCCTGGACGTGGTGCTGGCCGACGAGGCCGCCGTGCCCGACAGCGAATCACTCTCCGACGCCGCCATGCGGTTCGGTGCCGCGGTCGAGCTGGCCCCGGTGGCCCGGCCCGACGGACTTCCGAAGCATGACCCGGAACTGTTGGCCGCCGCGTACGACCGTATTTTTCGGATGCATGGAAGGATCGGCCCATGGCGATGA
- the whiA gene encoding DNA-binding protein WhiA: protein MAMTAAVKDEIARLPVTRTCCRKAEVSAILRFAGGLHLVSGRIVIEAELDTSIAARRLRKDILEIFGHNSELVVMAPGGLRRGSRYVVRVITGGDQLARQTGLVDGRGRPIRGLPPQVVSGATCDAEAAWRGAFLAHGSLTEPGRSSSLEVTCPGPEAALALVGAARRLQIPSKAREVRGVDRVVVRDGDAIGALLTRLGAHESVLAWEERRMRREVRATANRLANFDDANLRRSARAAVAAGARVQRALEILGDEVPEHLAAAGRLRMEHKQASLEELGALADPALTKDAVAGRIRRLLAMADKKAQDLGIPGTESTLSEEMADGLVG from the coding sequence ATGGCGATGACGGCAGCGGTGAAGGACGAGATCGCCCGGCTTCCGGTCACCCGTACGTGCTGCAGGAAGGCCGAAGTCTCGGCGATTCTCCGGTTCGCGGGTGGTCTCCATCTGGTGAGCGGACGCATTGTGATCGAGGCGGAGCTGGACACCAGCATCGCCGCGCGCCGACTGCGCAAGGACATCCTGGAGATCTTCGGGCACAACTCCGAACTGGTGGTGATGGCCCCCGGCGGACTCCGCCGCGGCAGCCGCTACGTCGTACGGGTGATTACCGGCGGTGACCAGCTGGCCCGTCAGACGGGCCTGGTCGACGGCCGTGGCCGGCCGATCCGCGGACTGCCTCCCCAGGTGGTCTCCGGCGCGACCTGTGACGCCGAGGCGGCCTGGCGGGGCGCGTTCCTCGCACACGGTTCGCTCACCGAGCCGGGGCGCTCCTCCTCGCTGGAGGTGACCTGCCCGGGGCCCGAGGCGGCCCTCGCGCTCGTGGGCGCGGCCCGCAGGCTCCAGATCCCGTCCAAGGCGCGTGAGGTACGCGGCGTGGACCGGGTCGTCGTACGGGACGGGGATGCGATCGGGGCGCTGCTGACGCGGCTCGGGGCGCACGAGTCGGTGCTGGCGTGGGAGGAGCGGCGGATGCGCCGCGAGGTCCGCGCGACGGCCAACCGCCTGGCCAACTTCGACGACGCGAATCTGCGCCGCTCGGCCCGCGCGGCCGTGGCGGCCGGGGCCCGGGTGCAGCGGGCGCTGGAGATCCTGGGCGACGAGGTGCCTGAGCACCTGGCCGCCGCAGGCCGGCTGCGCATGGAGCACAAGCAGGCGTCGCTGGAGGAGTTGGGCGCGCTCGCCGATCCGGCGCTCACCAAGGACGCGGTGGCGGGACGGATTCGCAGGCTGCTGGCGATGGCGGACAAGAAGGCTCAGGACCTGGGCATTCCGGGGACGGAGTCGACGCTGTCGGAGGAGATGGCCGACGGCCTCGTCGGCTGA